In the Cydia fagiglandana chromosome 5, ilCydFagi1.1, whole genome shotgun sequence genome, one interval contains:
- the LOC134664837 gene encoding bolA-like protein DDB_G0274169 isoform X2, with amino-acid sequence MIVNSLLIKTLQAATLSGTYLARNMSGVVENTIRNKLQTSLGTKHLEIINESYMHNVPKGAETHFKVVVVSDKFDGLPLIKRHRLVNDILKEELQTGVHALSIVAKTPEQWDSSDKVVESSPNCRGGFGK; translated from the exons atgatCGTGAACAGCCTTTTGATCAAAACATTGCAGGCGGCAACGCTTTCAG GCACTTACTTAGCTAGAAATATGTCCGGGGTTGTGGAAAATACAATCAGGAATAAGCTACAAACATCTTTAGGAACCAAGCACCTCGAAATTATCAATGAGTCGTACATGCACAACGTGCCGAAAGGCGCGGAGACACATTTCAAAGTTGTTGTAGTGTCTGATAAATTCGATGGATTACCGCTGAtaaag cgcCATAGACTAGTGAATGACATATTGAAGGAGGAGTTGCAGACTGGTGTCCATGCTCTGTCCATAGTAGCAAAAACTCCAGAGCAATGGGACAGCAGCGACAAGGTGGTTGAGAGCAGCCCTAACTGTAGAGGAGGatttggaaaataa
- the LOC134664837 gene encoding bolA-like protein DDB_G0274169 isoform X1 codes for MIVNSLLIKTLQAATLSGNCTYLARNMSGVVENTIRNKLQTSLGTKHLEIINESYMHNVPKGAETHFKVVVVSDKFDGLPLIKRHRLVNDILKEELQTGVHALSIVAKTPEQWDSSDKVVESSPNCRGGFGK; via the exons atgatCGTGAACAGCCTTTTGATCAAAACATTGCAGGCGGCAACGCTTTCAGGTAATT GCACTTACTTAGCTAGAAATATGTCCGGGGTTGTGGAAAATACAATCAGGAATAAGCTACAAACATCTTTAGGAACCAAGCACCTCGAAATTATCAATGAGTCGTACATGCACAACGTGCCGAAAGGCGCGGAGACACATTTCAAAGTTGTTGTAGTGTCTGATAAATTCGATGGATTACCGCTGAtaaag cgcCATAGACTAGTGAATGACATATTGAAGGAGGAGTTGCAGACTGGTGTCCATGCTCTGTCCATAGTAGCAAAAACTCCAGAGCAATGGGACAGCAGCGACAAGGTGGTTGAGAGCAGCCCTAACTGTAGAGGAGGatttggaaaataa